CCCATAGGAGCCACGAAGAGCATTAAAAAGCGATTATCATCGAATTTAAGATGCATGAAATACATGACTACGAGGTAAAACTTGGCAGCAGAGAGACCTAGTAGTATTAGCGTCATTGCCAAGGAGCTTAACTCTAGGTAGAAAACGCCAACCTCAATTGCAGTGATGACAGCTAAAATAAT
The sequence above is drawn from the Dehalococcoidia bacterium genome and encodes:
- a CDS encoding cytochrome C oxidase subunit IV family protein → IILAVITAIEVGVFYLELSSLAMTLILLGLSAAKFYLVVMYFMHLKFDDNRFLMLFVAPMGIMISIMFVLLAVFLKFAD